One segment of Capnocytophaga sp. oral taxon 878 DNA contains the following:
- a CDS encoding DUF2752 domain-containing protein gives MNNKQYLLANVLLVIFLTAIAAYFRYSSLPLHCNYQVSYNLPCHTCGISRDLSQFLHLNFSTPINPHSYWLFAFGVLFFISRILHSAIAYYHPQHLKKLLITDAVLIIIYPLVVI, from the coding sequence ATGAATAATAAGCAATACCTCTTAGCCAATGTCCTATTGGTAATATTTCTCACAGCTATAGCAGCCTATTTCCGCTATAGTTCTCTGCCTTTGCACTGCAACTACCAAGTCTCTTATAATCTGCCCTGCCACACCTGTGGTATTTCTCGTGATTTATCACAGTTTCTCCACCTAAATTTCAGCACACCTATCAATCCTCATTCATATTGGCTTTTTGCTTTTGGAGTGCTGTTTTTCATAAGCCGAATCTTGCATAGTGCCATAGCCTATTATCATCCTCAACACCTCAAAAAACTTTTAATAACCGATGCCGTTCTTATCATAATTTACCCACTCGTTGTTATTTAA
- a CDS encoding aldo/keto reductase, which yields MQNIQLNNGVQMPLLGYGVYQVDPKECERCVSDAISVGYRMIDTAQIYRNEEGVGNAIKKSGIDRKEFFIVTKVWISNAGYEKAKASIETSLRKLQTDYIDLLLVHQPFGDYYGSYRAMEEAYKEGKVRAIGVSNFYADRYLDLAYHAEIKPAVNQMETHVFYQQQDLQELMKKYDTKLMSWGPFAEGRNDFFANPTLNAIGEKYHKSAAQVALRYLLQRDIICIPKSVRKERMQQNLNVFDFQLSAEDMSLIVALDTQQTLFYSHRDPAFVEMILQYGN from the coding sequence ATGCAAAACATCCAATTAAACAACGGGGTACAAATGCCCCTCTTGGGTTACGGTGTATACCAAGTAGACCCTAAAGAATGTGAGCGTTGCGTAAGCGATGCTATTTCGGTAGGCTACCGAATGATTGATACTGCCCAAATCTATCGCAATGAGGAGGGCGTAGGTAATGCTATTAAGAAAAGTGGTATCGACCGCAAAGAGTTCTTTATCGTAACCAAAGTGTGGATAAGCAATGCAGGTTATGAAAAGGCAAAAGCCTCTATCGAGACCTCTTTGCGCAAACTACAAACCGATTATATCGATTTGCTACTCGTTCACCAGCCTTTTGGCGACTATTACGGCTCTTATCGCGCTATGGAAGAAGCCTACAAAGAGGGCAAAGTACGCGCTATTGGCGTTAGCAACTTCTATGCCGATAGATACCTTGATTTGGCATACCACGCTGAGATAAAACCTGCTGTAAACCAAATGGAAACACACGTATTCTACCAACAGCAAGACCTCCAAGAACTAATGAAGAAATACGATACCAAGCTAATGTCGTGGGGTCCTTTTGCCGAAGGCAGAAACGATTTCTTTGCCAATCCTACGCTCAATGCTATTGGCGAAAAGTATCACAAAAGTGCTGCCCAAGTAGCTTTGCGCTATCTCTTGCAACGCGATATTATCTGCATTCCTAAGTCGGTGCGCAAAGAGCGTATGCAGCAAAACCTTAATGTATTTGACTTCCAACTCTCAGCAGAGGATATGAGCCTAATAGTCGCTCTAGATACCCAGCAAACGCTATTCTATTCTCACCGAGACCCTGCTTTTGTAGAGATGATACTACAATATGGTAATTAG
- a CDS encoding aldo/keto reductase yields MRKTFIILCIWSIIVGCSQEQKEDDTSSKEKEEWKLIWHDDFNHDDIFATGIWSKIWGCPTSKADWRKLQTDYIDLLLIRQPFGDYYGSYRAMEEAYKEGKVRAIGVSNFYADRYLDLAYHAEIKPTVNQMETHVFYQQQDLQELMKKYDTKLMSWGPFAEGRNDFFANPTLNAIGEKYHKRAAQVALRYLLQRDIICIPKSVRKERMQQNLNIFDFQLSAEDMSLIVALDTQQTLFYSHRDPAFVEMILQYGN; encoded by the coding sequence ATGAGAAAAACTTTTATTATTTTATGCATTTGGAGCATCATTGTAGGTTGCTCTCAAGAACAAAAAGAAGATGACACCTCTTCCAAAGAAAAAGAGGAATGGAAATTAATTTGGCACGACGATTTCAACCACGATGATATTTTCGCTACTGGTATATGGTCTAAAATATGGGGATGCCCTACTTCCAAAGCCGACTGGCGCAAACTACAAACTGATTATATCGATTTGCTACTCATTCGCCAACCTTTTGGTGATTATTACGGCTCTTATCGCGCTATGGAAGAAGCCTACAAAGAGGGCAAAGTACGCGCTATTGGCGTGAGCAACTTCTATGCCGATAGATACCTCGATTTGGCATACCACGCTGAGATAAAACCTACTGTAAACCAAATGGAAACACACGTATTCTACCAACAGCAAGACCTCCAAGAACTAATGAAGAAATACGATACCAAGTTAATGTCGTGGGGTCCTTTTGCCGAAGGCAGAAACGATTTCTTTGCCAATCCTACGCTCAATGCTATTGGCGAAAAGTATCACAAAAGAGCTGCCCAAGTAGCTTTGCGTTATCTTCTGCAACGAGATATTATCTGCATTCCTAAGTCGGTGCGCAAAGAGCGTATGCAGCAGAACCTTAATATATTTGACTTCCAACTCTCAGCAGAGGATATGAGCCTAATAGTAGCTCTTGATACCCAGCAAACGCTCTTCTATTCTCACCGAGACCCTGCTTTTGTAGAGATGATATTACAATATGGTAATTAA
- a CDS encoding SlyB protein, with amino-acid sequence MKKVFLMGVLASFMLAGCGTAKSPEMKRLEKQQQALKLNTELNELQMKLTQEQTNNQSLQTEAAQANEEATDRTDAFSDASSASASAKKANKAEKALRKASKANKQLAKSNRRIEKLQKDITKLQEKITELNAEVEFSK; translated from the coding sequence ATGAAAAAAGTATTTTTAATGGGAGTGTTAGCTTCCTTTATGTTAGCGGGTTGTGGTACAGCTAAATCACCAGAGATGAAACGCTTGGAAAAACAACAACAAGCCTTGAAACTCAATACCGAGCTCAACGAATTGCAAATGAAACTCACACAAGAGCAAACCAATAATCAGTCGTTGCAAACTGAGGCTGCACAGGCTAATGAAGAAGCTACTGATCGCACGGATGCTTTTAGTGATGCGAGTTCGGCTTCAGCAAGTGCTAAAAAAGCGAACAAAGCTGAAAAGGCTTTGCGCAAAGCTAGTAAAGCTAATAAGCAATTAGCAAAAAGTAATCGCCGTATTGAGAAATTGCAAAAAGACATCACTAAATTGCAAGAAAAGATAACTGAACTAAATGCTGAAGTAGAATTTAGCAAATAG
- a CDS encoding RNA polymerase sigma factor, which translates to MPHSQLLSDLFRKEYAKMVAVLCRHFGFSHLEIAEDIVSDTFLKAYELWENEPLPPNPTAWLYTVAKNKAKDYEKHVAIFEDKVKKALTPTEKSEELTFETSEINDSQLEMLFNICDPSISVESQISLALQILCGFTVEEIANALLTHTETIKKRLLRAKSKLREHHFQIKTVSPTDIQTRLETVLRCLYLFFNEGYFSETNNQFIRKEFCKEALRLTLLLAEHPQTDTPQVNALLSLMCFQSSRLEARINTTGENTLYEQQDKSKWDKELIHRGNYYLVKACEGSQISKYHLEAGIAYWHTTPTDENKWEYILRLYNQLIIIEYSSVIALNRTFTYGKVYGKEKAIVEAEKLGLQNNRYYHELLGYLYTHINNQKAIAHYQKAITLSKSPNERATLQKQIEQLVK; encoded by the coding sequence ATGCCTCACTCACAACTTTTATCCGATTTATTTCGAAAAGAATACGCTAAAATGGTGGCAGTCTTATGTCGCCATTTTGGCTTTTCTCATTTGGAAATCGCTGAAGATATTGTAAGTGATACTTTCCTAAAAGCCTATGAATTGTGGGAAAATGAGCCCTTGCCTCCCAACCCTACTGCGTGGCTTTATACCGTCGCCAAAAACAAAGCTAAAGACTATGAAAAACACGTAGCTATATTTGAAGATAAAGTAAAAAAGGCACTTACACCTACTGAAAAAAGCGAAGAACTTACTTTTGAAACTTCTGAAATAAACGACAGTCAGTTAGAAATGCTTTTCAATATCTGCGACCCTTCTATTTCTGTAGAGTCACAAATAAGTTTGGCTTTGCAAATACTCTGTGGTTTTACAGTCGAAGAGATTGCCAATGCCCTACTCACCCATACCGAAACGATAAAAAAACGACTTCTTAGGGCTAAAAGCAAGCTCAGAGAGCACCATTTTCAAATCAAAACCGTAAGCCCAACCGATATACAAACCCGATTAGAAACCGTATTGCGCTGTTTGTACTTATTTTTCAATGAAGGCTATTTTTCCGAAACCAACAATCAATTCATACGAAAGGAGTTCTGCAAAGAAGCCTTGCGCCTTACGCTCTTACTTGCCGAACACCCCCAAACTGATACCCCCCAAGTGAATGCTCTTTTATCACTAATGTGTTTCCAAAGTTCCAGACTTGAAGCTCGTATCAATACCACAGGTGAAAACACTCTTTATGAACAACAAGATAAAAGCAAATGGGATAAAGAACTTATACACAGAGGCAACTATTACTTAGTAAAAGCCTGCGAAGGATCACAAATCTCTAAATATCACTTGGAAGCAGGTATTGCCTATTGGCATACTACCCCCACCGATGAAAACAAGTGGGAGTATATTCTCCGCTTATATAACCAACTAATTATCATCGAATATTCTTCTGTAATAGCCTTAAATAGGACTTTTACTTACGGAAAGGTATACGGCAAAGAAAAAGCTATTGTCGAGGCTGAAAAATTAGGACTGCAAAACAATCGTTACTACCACGAGTTGTTGGGATATTTATATACCCATATCAATAACCAAAAAGCTATTGCTCACTACCAAAAAGCGATTACTCTCTCTAAATCACCCAACGAGCGCGCTACACTGCAAAAACAGATAGAACAATTAGTGAAATAA
- the purL gene encoding phosphoribosylformylglycinamidine synthase — protein sequence MVLFFKNPKNTIYVVATEATLSEANLNKLKWLFGNAQQLNQPTLSGTFIGPRAAMITPWSTNAVEITQNMDIHGITRIEEFHELTNPDTPFDPMLFEQYNGLTQDSFTIAITPQTTLEIDDIEAYNQQEGLALSAEEVAYLENLSKQLGRKLTDSEVFGFSQINSEHCRHKIFNGTFVIDGEEKPSTLFKLIKKTSQEHPNSIVSAYKDNVAFIQGATVDQFAPKSADKPDFYEVKPFEAVLSLKAETHNFPTTVEPFNGAATGSGGEIRDRLAGGQGSLPLAGTAVYMTAYPRLEEDRPWEKGMAERQWLYQTPMDILIKASNGASDFGNKFGQPLITGSLFTFEHEEGGRKLGFDKVIMQAGGVGYAKASQAIKHTPQEGDKIVILGGENYRIGMGGAAVSSANTGAFGAGIELNAVQRSNPEMQKRAANAIRAMVESDESPIVSIHDHGAGGHLNCLSELIEETGGKIDLDKLPVGDPTLSDKEIIGNESQERMGLVLPEKAIAKLKTIADRERAPMYEVGVVTSDKHFSIASAKKGTHPMDLDLSALFGSSPKTVMTDETVVTNYEELHYYASQLQNYLVQVLQLESVACKDWLTNKVDRCVGGKVAKQQCAGALQLPLNNVGVMALDYNGKEGIATSIGHSPLTALISPTAGSRNAIAEALTNIVWAPLKDGLQSVSLSANWMWPCRNKGEDARLYEAVEAASNFAIELGINIPTGKDSLSMKQKYPDGGDVIAPGTVIISAAAHCNEVQKVVEPVLKRNGGNIYYINFSGAHFELGGSAFAQVLNKIGDKAPTVTDAEGFKTAFNVVQSLIKEGKIQAGHDIGSGGLITTLLEMCFAENDLGATIDLSGLSADEDLVKTLFAENAGVVIQADSSIEATLEAHFLEWANIGEVTTSQELTIHHFGKSYHFNIPELRDVWYLTSYLLDKQQTQNNKATERYQNYSEQPLQYIFPAHFTGEKPARPAGKRPIAAVIREKGSNSEREMANALYLAGFDVKDVHTTDLISGRETLEDVQFIGAVGGFSNSDVLGSAKGWAGALLYNEQAKKALDNFFARPDTLSVGICNGCQLFMELEVINPEHAEHGKMWHNDSGKHESGFVSVSIPENNSVMLSTLAGSTLGVWISHGEGKFHLPLAEAEYNIVGKYAYQEYPANPNGSDYKTAMLCDKTGRHLVTMPHIERSVFPWQWAYYPSEKTAVSPWLEAFINARKWIEARNAE from the coding sequence ATGGTTCTCTTCTTTAAAAACCCAAAAAACACTATCTATGTGGTAGCTACCGAAGCTACCCTCTCTGAGGCCAACCTCAACAAACTGAAATGGCTGTTTGGCAATGCCCAACAACTTAACCAGCCTACCCTTAGTGGCACTTTCATTGGGCCTCGTGCCGCAATGATTACCCCTTGGAGTACCAATGCTGTGGAAATTACCCAGAATATGGATATTCATGGAATTACCCGCATCGAAGAGTTCCACGAACTAACCAACCCCGATACCCCTTTCGACCCTATGCTCTTTGAGCAATACAACGGTCTTACTCAAGATAGCTTTACCATAGCTATCACCCCACAAACAACACTTGAAATTGATGATATCGAGGCGTATAACCAGCAAGAGGGGCTTGCACTAAGCGCTGAAGAAGTTGCCTACTTAGAAAATTTATCTAAACAACTGGGGCGCAAACTCACCGACTCAGAAGTGTTTGGTTTCTCACAAATCAACTCCGAACACTGCCGCCATAAAATCTTCAACGGTACTTTTGTTATCGATGGTGAGGAAAAGCCTTCTACCCTTTTCAAACTCATTAAAAAGACTTCACAAGAACATCCTAATAGCATTGTTTCCGCTTATAAGGACAATGTGGCTTTCATCCAAGGGGCTACCGTCGACCAATTCGCACCCAAAAGTGCCGATAAACCCGATTTCTACGAAGTAAAACCTTTTGAGGCAGTGCTCTCTCTCAAAGCCGAAACTCACAACTTCCCTACTACTGTAGAGCCTTTCAATGGCGCTGCTACAGGTTCGGGAGGTGAAATACGCGACCGTCTCGCTGGCGGACAAGGTTCTTTGCCTTTGGCAGGTACGGCGGTATATATGACGGCTTACCCCCGATTAGAAGAAGACCGCCCTTGGGAAAAAGGAATGGCTGAACGCCAATGGTTGTACCAAACGCCAATGGATATCCTCATCAAAGCCTCTAATGGGGCAAGCGATTTTGGTAATAAATTCGGGCAACCACTCATTACGGGCTCTCTCTTTACCTTTGAACACGAAGAAGGCGGACGCAAATTAGGCTTTGACAAAGTGATTATGCAAGCAGGAGGCGTGGGGTATGCTAAAGCCTCACAAGCCATAAAGCACACCCCTCAAGAAGGCGACAAGATAGTTATCTTAGGTGGTGAAAACTACCGCATCGGTATGGGAGGGGCAGCTGTATCATCTGCCAATACGGGGGCTTTTGGCGCAGGTATCGAGCTCAATGCCGTACAGCGTTCTAACCCCGAAATGCAAAAACGCGCTGCCAATGCGATTCGCGCAATGGTAGAATCGGACGAAAGTCCTATCGTTTCTATACACGATCACGGAGCTGGCGGACACCTCAACTGTCTATCGGAACTCATAGAAGAAACCGGCGGTAAAATCGACTTAGACAAACTACCCGTAGGCGACCCTACCCTATCGGACAAGGAAATTATAGGTAATGAATCTCAAGAGCGTATGGGATTGGTATTGCCCGAAAAGGCTATTGCTAAACTAAAAACTATTGCCGACCGTGAGCGTGCGCCTATGTACGAAGTGGGCGTGGTTACCAGCGACAAGCATTTTAGCATTGCTTCTGCAAAGAAAGGTACCCACCCAATGGATTTAGACCTCAGCGCGCTCTTTGGCAGTTCGCCAAAAACTGTAATGACCGATGAAACAGTAGTTACTAATTACGAAGAGTTACACTACTATGCAAGTCAGTTACAGAACTATTTGGTACAAGTACTGCAATTAGAAAGTGTGGCTTGTAAAGACTGGCTTACCAATAAGGTAGACCGTTGTGTAGGGGGCAAAGTTGCCAAACAGCAATGTGCAGGCGCACTACAATTGCCTTTGAACAACGTTGGAGTTATGGCTTTGGACTACAATGGCAAAGAAGGAATCGCTACTAGTATTGGTCATTCGCCTCTTACGGCACTCATCAGTCCTACCGCAGGCAGTCGCAATGCCATTGCCGAAGCACTGACTAACATTGTTTGGGCACCACTGAAAGACGGCTTGCAAAGTGTATCGCTTTCAGCCAACTGGATGTGGCCGTGCCGTAATAAAGGAGAAGACGCACGTTTGTACGAAGCTGTAGAAGCCGCTTCTAATTTCGCAATTGAATTGGGTATCAATATCCCTACCGGTAAAGATTCCCTATCAATGAAACAAAAATACCCCGACGGTGGTGATGTAATAGCCCCAGGTACAGTGATTATTTCGGCGGCTGCCCATTGTAATGAGGTACAAAAAGTGGTAGAACCCGTATTGAAACGCAATGGAGGCAACATTTATTATATCAACTTCTCGGGCGCTCATTTTGAATTAGGAGGTTCGGCTTTTGCCCAAGTGTTAAACAAAATAGGCGATAAAGCCCCTACCGTAACAGATGCCGAAGGCTTTAAAACAGCTTTCAACGTAGTACAATCACTCATAAAAGAAGGAAAAATACAAGCAGGACACGACATTGGTAGCGGCGGACTTATCACAACGCTTTTAGAGATGTGTTTTGCCGAAAACGACTTAGGAGCTACCATTGATTTGAGCGGACTCTCTGCCGATGAAGACCTTGTCAAAACCCTTTTTGCTGAAAATGCAGGGGTGGTAATACAAGCCGATAGCAGCATTGAAGCTACTTTGGAAGCACACTTCTTAGAATGGGCTAATATAGGTGAAGTAACTACTTCACAAGAACTTACCATTCACCATTTCGGAAAATCGTACCATTTCAATATCCCCGAATTGCGCGATGTGTGGTATCTCACTTCTTATCTGTTAGACAAACAACAAACTCAAAACAACAAGGCTACCGAGCGTTATCAAAACTACTCTGAGCAGCCTTTACAATACATTTTCCCAGCGCATTTCACGGGCGAAAAACCCGCACGCCCCGCAGGCAAACGCCCTATAGCGGCAGTGATACGCGAAAAGGGTAGCAACTCCGAGCGCGAAATGGCAAATGCCCTTTACTTAGCAGGCTTTGATGTGAAAGACGTACATACCACCGACCTTATCAGCGGACGTGAAACCTTAGAAGACGTACAATTTATAGGGGCTGTAGGTGGTTTCTCTAACTCGGATGTGTTAGGCAGTGCCAAAGGTTGGGCAGGTGCTTTGCTCTACAACGAGCAGGCTAAAAAAGCATTGGATAATTTCTTTGCCCGCCCCGATACCCTTTCAGTAGGTATCTGCAATGGCTGCCAGTTGTTTATGGAATTAGAAGTCATCAATCCTGAGCACGCAGAGCACGGCAAGATGTGGCATAATGATAGTGGCAAGCACGAAAGTGGCTTTGTATCGGTAAGCATTCCTGAGAACAACTCAGTGATGCTCTCCACCCTTGCAGGTAGTACTTTAGGGGTATGGATATCACACGGCGAAGGGAAATTCCACTTGCCATTGGCAGAAGCCGAATATAATATCGTAGGTAAATACGCTTATCAGGAGTACCCTGCCAATCCTAATGGTTCTGATTACAAAACTGCTATGTTATGTGACAAAACAGGGCGCCATTTGGTAACGATGCCCCATATAGAGCGTTCGGTTTTCCCTTGGCAATGGGCGTACTATCCGAGTGAAAAAACAGCGGTTAGTCCTTGGTTAGAGGCATTTATCAATGCCCGCAAGTGGATTGAAGCACGTAATGCTGAATAA
- a CDS encoding Bro-N domain-containing protein yields MKKEAVKLFEERKVRTIWDDTHEKWYFSIVDAVAILTDSTNPQTYWRVLKKRLKEEGNETVTNCNALKLEAADGKMRLTDVADTEQLFRLIQSIPSPKAEPFKLWMAEVASTRIDQLQDPERSIEQAVADYRRLGYSEAWINQRIKSIEVPKELTDEWKRTGVKEGVEYATLTDIITQQWSGFTTKEYKQYKGLKKENLRDNMTNLEMAFNILAEASATELSKQRDPQGVE; encoded by the coding sequence ATGAAAAAAGAAGCTGTCAAATTATTTGAAGAACGCAAGGTGCGTACCATTTGGGACGACACTCACGAGAAATGGTATTTCTCAATTGTAGATGCAGTGGCTATATTAACTGATAGCACTAACCCTCAGACCTATTGGCGTGTATTAAAAAAACGACTAAAAGAAGAGGGAAATGAAACCGTTACAAACTGTAACGCTTTGAAATTAGAAGCAGCTGATGGCAAAATGCGGCTTACTGATGTCGCTGATACTGAACAACTTTTCCGTTTGATACAGTCTATACCTTCTCCTAAGGCAGAGCCTTTTAAACTATGGATGGCAGAAGTTGCTAGTACTCGTATTGACCAACTGCAAGACCCCGAACGCTCTATAGAACAAGCCGTAGCCGATTATCGTCGCTTGGGATATTCAGAAGCGTGGATAAACCAACGTATCAAATCTATTGAAGTACCAAAAGAACTAACTGATGAGTGGAAACGCACAGGAGTAAAAGAAGGGGTAGAGTATGCTACTCTCACTGATATTATCACCCAACAATGGAGTGGATTTACTACCAAAGAATACAAGCAGTATAAAGGACTCAAAAAAGAGAACTTACGTGATAATATGACTAACTTGGAAATGGCTTTTAACATATTAGCCGAAGCCTCAGCTACCGAGCTTTCCAAACAACGAGACCCACAAGGAGTAGAATAA
- a CDS encoding Crp/Fnr family transcriptional regulator codes for MFDSLKKHFQQALPFTEEELNAVDQYFTERVFGKKEMLLQAPQPCKHLFFIVKGCVRHFHTKDDGNEKTCDISLENQWTTAFMSFNNGSPSNLSLQALEETTVYSITKENLFALYTKHHNFETFGRLMAEQILQRATDTAMYLAADKPEERFQHLLRSRPELFQRVPQKYIANLLGISPESLSRLQKRMHTKKS; via the coding sequence ATGTTTGATTCTCTAAAAAAACATTTTCAGCAAGCTCTTCCTTTTACCGAGGAAGAACTCAATGCAGTCGATCAGTATTTCACCGAACGTGTTTTTGGCAAAAAAGAAATGCTTTTACAGGCACCTCAGCCTTGTAAGCATCTCTTTTTTATTGTCAAAGGTTGCGTTCGCCATTTTCACACCAAAGATGACGGCAATGAAAAAACCTGTGATATTTCTCTAGAAAACCAATGGACTACCGCTTTTATGAGTTTTAATAATGGTTCTCCTTCCAATCTCTCGTTGCAAGCCTTAGAGGAAACTACCGTATATAGCATCACTAAAGAAAACCTTTTTGCTCTTTATACCAAGCATCATAACTTCGAAACTTTCGGACGCCTAATGGCAGAACAAATCCTCCAACGTGCGACCGATACCGCTATGTACCTCGCCGCCGATAAACCCGAAGAACGTTTTCAGCACTTGTTGCGCTCACGCCCAGAACTCTTTCAGCGGGTGCCTCAAAAGTACATTGCCAATCTTCTAGGTATCAGTCCCGAAAGCTTAAGCCGATTACAAAAACGTATGCACACCAAAAAATCTTAA
- a CDS encoding YciI family protein, with amino-acid sequence MKDFVLIFRLNNIADFKPTPEQMQERMNWLAGIASQNKLADKGNTLLPIAGSAKTIKADKVVTDGPFTEIKEFISGYVVVKAENIDEAVEMAKANPIFEQVGGSIEVREVLKRD; translated from the coding sequence ATGAAAGATTTTGTATTGATTTTTCGTTTGAACAACATCGCTGATTTCAAACCTACTCCCGAGCAAATGCAAGAACGTATGAATTGGCTTGCGGGTATCGCTTCACAAAACAAATTAGCCGACAAAGGCAATACCCTTTTGCCTATAGCAGGCAGTGCCAAAACTATCAAAGCCGATAAGGTTGTAACCGATGGACCTTTTACCGAAATTAAAGAGTTTATCAGTGGCTATGTAGTAGTGAAAGCCGAAAACATTGATGAAGCAGTAGAAATGGCTAAAGCTAACCCTATTTTTGAACAAGTAGGAGGTAGCATCGAAGTGCGTGAAGTGCTAAAAAGAGATTAA
- a CDS encoding rod shape-determining protein, giving the protein MGFFDFLTEEIAIDLGTANTLIIHNDRVVVDSPSIVALDRTTKKIIAVGQEARLMQGKTHPSISTIRPLKDGVIADFDASEQMISMLIKSIPALKKRFFSPSLRMVVCIPSGITEVETRAVRESCERVNGKDIYLVHEPMAAAVGIGLDIMQPKGNMIIDIGGGTTEIAVIALGGIVCDKSVKIAGDIFNSDIVHYMRTQHNLYVGESTAENIKITVGAATEDLDAPPEDIMVQGRDLLTGKPKQVQVSYREMVKALDKSILRIEDAIMETLSQTPPELAADIYNTGIYMAGGGAMLRGLDKRISLKTDLPVYVAEDPLRAVVRGTGITLKNINKFKSILLK; this is encoded by the coding sequence ATGGGTTTTTTTGATTTCTTGACAGAAGAAATAGCTATTGACTTGGGTACAGCTAATACGCTTATTATCCATAATGATAGAGTGGTGGTGGATAGTCCGTCGATAGTAGCATTGGATAGGACGACTAAAAAGATTATAGCCGTAGGGCAAGAGGCGCGGTTAATGCAAGGGAAGACACACCCGAGCATCAGTACTATACGCCCCTTGAAAGATGGTGTAATTGCGGATTTTGATGCATCGGAACAGATGATTAGCATGCTCATTAAGAGTATCCCGGCGCTTAAGAAACGCTTCTTTTCACCTTCATTGCGTATGGTAGTGTGTATCCCTTCGGGCATTACGGAGGTGGAGACACGTGCTGTAAGGGAATCATGCGAGCGAGTGAACGGTAAGGATATTTACCTTGTACACGAGCCTATGGCTGCGGCTGTAGGTATAGGACTGGATATTATGCAGCCTAAAGGTAATATGATTATTGATATAGGGGGTGGTACGACTGAAATAGCTGTGATTGCCCTTGGTGGGATAGTGTGCGACAAATCGGTTAAGATTGCGGGGGATATATTCAACTCGGATATTGTACACTATATGCGTACGCAACACAACCTGTATGTAGGCGAAAGTACTGCTGAGAATATAAAGATTACAGTGGGTGCAGCGACAGAAGATTTGGACGCTCCGCCAGAAGATATTATGGTACAAGGCCGTGACTTGCTTACTGGGAAACCAAAGCAGGTGCAGGTATCGTACCGTGAAATGGTGAAGGCACTGGATAAATCAATCCTTCGTATAGAGGATGCGATTATGGAGACCTTATCACAAACCCCGCCTGAGCTGGCTGCTGATATCTATAACACTGGTATTTATATGGCCGGTGGTGGTGCTATGCTACGCGGTTTGGACAAGCGTATTTCACTAAAAACAGACTTACCTGTGTATGTGGCTGAAGACCCATTACGTGCCGTAGTGCGTGGTACTGGGATTACGCTGAAGAATATTAATAAATTCAAAAGTATTTTACTTAAGTAA